Proteins encoded together in one Paenibacillus sp. J23TS9 window:
- a CDS encoding serine hydrolase has translation MKKRMAWLLAAALILTPLVPTAAMASGTEAAIPDQGLGALAAKKAALLTEQYGTVSVQYALIDQGKITVSGQAGKNDEKGKTPLTPGTMYGIGSTSKMFTTSAVMKLADEGKINLDTPLVQYIPDFKMKDERYKQITPRMLLNHSSGIQGSSLNNAFLFEDSDPYAHDTLLEQLSKQSLKADPGAFSVYCNDGFTLAEILVERVSGMKFTAFVHQYFTEPLGMNDTKTSQDMVDTAKTAGLYYPTIPQQLPNETVNVIGTGGIYSTAEDMARFSQIFTGQKPGILSAKSVEAMGQSEYKKGLWPKDADNSFDYGLGWDSVRLYPFNDYGIQAVVKGGDTILYHASLIVLPEQDMAAAVVSSGGSSSTNQLLATQILLEALKEKGAIKEIKPDKSFGKPVPVSLPEDMKKVAGYYGSTGQLVKVGLKDGIMSVTVPNVPEYPAEKYVYTTDGTFVDEAGTAKLSFVTESNGLTYLWVRQYSTVPELGQVAMSHYLAQKLDSNPLTKETAAAWSKREGKTYYPVNEKYTSVMYLMKPTLEMKLTKDFQGYLNDKKITGPDTAVSSLQIPGMGGRDTAGYSFYQKDGAEYLETAGSLFVSEDLVKPLYQGKQSTVTVKDDGYARWFTVPAAAAGKTMTVRLPVEGGFVVYDAAGNCVNMSEVSGSNQVVLPKGGTIVFAGDAGSSFSIQLDKK, from the coding sequence ATGAAGAAAAGAATGGCATGGCTTCTGGCAGCCGCGCTGATATTAACGCCGCTTGTTCCAACCGCGGCGATGGCGTCCGGCACGGAAGCAGCGATTCCCGACCAAGGGCTGGGAGCACTCGCGGCGAAAAAGGCGGCACTGCTCACCGAGCAGTATGGAACGGTCAGCGTTCAGTACGCGCTCATCGATCAGGGAAAGATCACCGTATCCGGCCAAGCCGGGAAAAATGACGAAAAGGGGAAGACTCCGCTTACACCGGGCACGATGTACGGCATCGGCTCGACGAGCAAAATGTTCACCACCTCTGCTGTCATGAAGCTGGCCGACGAGGGGAAGATCAACCTGGATACCCCGCTAGTACAGTACATACCGGATTTCAAAATGAAGGATGAGCGTTACAAGCAAATCACTCCGCGCATGCTTCTGAACCATTCCTCCGGGATTCAGGGTTCCAGCTTGAACAACGCATTTTTGTTCGAGGATTCGGACCCTTACGCCCACGACACGCTGCTGGAGCAGCTGTCCAAGCAAAGCTTGAAGGCCGATCCTGGCGCCTTCTCGGTCTACTGTAACGACGGCTTTACGTTGGCGGAGATTTTGGTGGAACGCGTAAGCGGAATGAAGTTTACCGCCTTTGTGCACCAATATTTCACTGAGCCGCTGGGCATGAACGATACAAAAACCTCGCAGGATATGGTAGATACGGCTAAAACCGCAGGGCTGTATTATCCTACGATTCCGCAGCAGCTGCCGAATGAAACGGTGAATGTCATCGGAACGGGAGGCATTTATTCCACGGCGGAAGATATGGCACGGTTCTCGCAAATCTTTACCGGTCAGAAACCGGGCATTCTCTCTGCCAAGTCGGTGGAAGCCATGGGACAGTCCGAATATAAAAAAGGACTGTGGCCTAAAGACGCGGACAACTCCTTTGATTATGGCCTCGGCTGGGACAGCGTAAGATTGTATCCGTTTAATGATTACGGCATCCAGGCTGTGGTGAAGGGCGGGGACACGATCTTGTATCATGCTTCGCTGATCGTCCTTCCGGAGCAGGACATGGCCGCGGCTGTCGTATCCTCGGGCGGCAGCAGCTCGACGAACCAGCTTCTGGCGACCCAAATTCTGCTTGAAGCGCTGAAAGAAAAAGGGGCCATCAAGGAAATTAAGCCGGATAAATCGTTCGGCAAACCGGTTCCGGTCAGCCTGCCGGAGGACATGAAGAAGGTCGCCGGATATTACGGCTCCACGGGACAGCTCGTCAAGGTTGGCCTGAAAGATGGAATCATGTCCGTCACGGTGCCGAATGTGCCGGAATATCCGGCAGAGAAGTACGTGTACACCACGGACGGAACATTTGTGGACGAAGCAGGGACAGCGAAGCTCAGCTTCGTGACCGAATCGAACGGCCTAACCTACCTTTGGGTTCGCCAATACAGCACGGTACCTGAGCTCGGGCAAGTGGCGATGTCCCATTATCTCGCCCAGAAGCTGGACAGTAACCCACTGACGAAGGAAACGGCCGCTGCTTGGTCGAAGCGGGAAGGCAAAACCTATTACCCGGTCAACGAGAAATACACGTCAGTCATGTACTTGATGAAACCGACGCTCGAAATGAAGCTTACTAAGGACTTTCAAGGATATTTGAACGACAAGAAAATTACCGGACCGGACACGGCGGTAAGCAGCCTGCAAATTCCTGGTATGGGCGGCCGGGATACGGCCGGATACAGCTTCTACCAAAAGGATGGCGCTGAGTACCTGGAAACGGCGGGAAGCCTGTTCGTCAGCGAGGATCTGGTCAAACCGCTGTACCAAGGCAAACAGTCGACCGTAACAGTGAAGGATGACGGCTACGCCAGATGGTTCACGGTCCCTGCTGCGGCAGCGGGCAAGACGATGACCGTAAGGCTGCCGGTCGAAGGCGGATTTGTGGTCTATGACGCCGCGGGGAACTGCGTGAACATGAGCGAAGTCAGCGGCTCGAACCAAGTCGTCCTGCCTAAGGGCGGAACGATCGTTTTCGCGGGGGATGCCGGTTCTTCGTTCAGCATCCAGCTCGATAAAAAATAA